One genomic window of Malaciobacter molluscorum LMG 25693 includes the following:
- a CDS encoding flagellin produces the protein MRINTNTASLMAQEAATNTTKNLNSSLEKLSTGLRINKASDDASGLAIADKLRTQASSIGQSISNGNSAVSLTQIADKAMAEQSNILNTIKTKLVQAATDTTSDEGRDAIGKDINKLLDQLNNIAKQTNYNGTTLLQGATSASAAAQLTFQMGETSSDTIKTGSGVRANVSGLSLAGLKSAAKSGSTAFSAAAARGFMATVDSAINTLNAWRADFGSTQNQLESAVRNQMTQQTNIKAAESVIRDVDYAQESANFNKQNIIAQAGTYALSQANAIQQNVTRLLQ, from the coding sequence ATGAGAATTAATACAAATACTGCTTCGCTTATGGCACAAGAAGCTGCAACAAATACAACAAAAAACTTAAATAGCTCATTAGAGAAGCTAAGTACAGGTCTTAGAATTAATAAAGCAAGTGATGATGCATCAGGTTTAGCAATTGCTGATAAACTTAGAACTCAGGCAAGTTCTATTGGTCAGTCAATTTCAAATGGTAACTCTGCTGTTTCTTTAACACAAATTGCTGATAAGGCTATGGCTGAGCAATCTAATATTTTGAATACTATTAAAACGAAATTAGTTCAAGCAGCAACTGATACTACTTCTGATGAAGGTAGAGATGCGATTGGGAAAGATATTAATAAATTACTTGACCAATTAAATAATATTGCTAAACAAACTAATTATAATGGTACAACATTGTTACAAGGTGCAACATCTGCTTCTGCAGCTGCGCAATTAACATTCCAAATGGGTGAAACAAGTAGTGATACTATTAAAACAGGTTCTGGTGTAAGAGCAAATGTTAGTGGATTAAGTCTTGCAGGTTTAAAATCAGCTGCAAAATCTGGAAGTACTGCATTCTCTGCTGCTGCAGCTAGAGGTTTTATGGCAACAGTTGATAGTGCGATTAACACATTAAATGCTTGGAGAGCAGACTTTGGTTCTACTCAAAATCAGTTAGAGTCAGCAGTAAGAAATCAAATGACTCAGCAAACTAATATTAAAGCTGCTGAATCTGTGATTAGAGATGTTGATTATGCACAAGAAAGTGCTAATTTTAACAAACAAAATATTATTGCTCAAGCTGGTACTTATGCTTTAAGTCAAGCAAATGCAATTCAACAAAATGTAACTAGATTATTACAATAA
- a CDS encoding ankyrin repeat domain-containing protein — translation MLNLFKQNVTESFQKELLKNYINIEKVQKLIDNGANIHKLNDKGQTLLFPLVKKKRIEAIRILIKNGIDVNHEDNFGKTVLSEAVERGDGVMIRFLIDNGASLNYVNSSGRTLLQDVALEENHRVFDILMAHKPDLNIVDNYGRTVLFDAVEGGNLKIIREVLNNIENPNIVDENGQTVLFNAVLKESPEVAKFLVMNGIDIHITDDNRENVLFNAVVMGASNIEIIELLLEKGIKLNIKNINNETVLDEILKILSILKDPKQDAEGRYKLVNETRDYLKLTTILIEHGLAVNRVDNSGKTVLYKEVERENYDTINFLLDSGADINAEDKEGRTVLFEAIFGGIKNISMIEYLVIKGADIDHRDIQEKTIIDELCEIILVQGNYKRASSRRYLNIDDEQDYFVLLKRMINFRPKINRPRSNGRTVIFDIIIYNNLDLVKLLFNAGADPNIVDEEGNTPLTVLVDNGLKAKKIRDKEQFLERLVYLLKFRIDVNVTDKEGRTVYHKAVIADDIEVVEKLLSKKANLNIKDNQGRNALHHTQWKGNYKIARLLIAAGADINAVDYAGFSVLNYAAIFGHTKLVIILIASGVLMYNYTKKSRSVAKFFKEREKNLAKLLQGNITDPKMISAIKQVIRNLRLEIHDALK, via the coding sequence ATGTTGAACTTATTTAAACAAAATGTTACAGAAAGTTTTCAAAAAGAATTACTTAAAAATTATATAAATATAGAAAAAGTTCAAAAATTAATTGATAATGGCGCAAATATTCATAAACTAAATGATAAGGGTCAAACTTTACTTTTTCCTTTAGTAAAGAAAAAAAGAATAGAAGCTATTCGAATTCTAATTAAAAATGGAATAGATGTAAATCATGAGGATAATTTCGGTAAAACTGTTTTAAGTGAAGCAGTTGAACGAGGTGATGGGGTTATGATTAGATTTTTGATTGATAATGGAGCTTCTTTAAATTATGTAAACTCTTCAGGACGGACTCTTTTACAAGATGTAGCTTTAGAAGAAAATCACCGGGTTTTTGATATTTTAATGGCACATAAACCAGATTTAAATATTGTTGATAATTATGGAAGAACTGTTTTATTTGATGCTGTTGAGGGTGGAAATCTAAAAATTATAAGAGAAGTTTTAAATAATATTGAAAATCCGAATATTGTAGATGAAAATGGACAAACGGTACTTTTTAATGCAGTCTTAAAAGAATCCCCTGAGGTTGCAAAATTTTTAGTTATGAATGGCATAGATATTCATATTACAGATGATAATAGGGAAAATGTTTTATTTAATGCTGTAGTCATGGGTGCTTCAAATATCGAAATAATTGAGCTTCTATTGGAAAAAGGTATTAAATTAAATATAAAAAATATTAATAATGAAACTGTTTTAGATGAAATATTAAAAATTCTTTCTATTTTAAAAGATCCAAAACAAGATGCTGAAGGAAGATATAAACTTGTCAATGAAACAAGAGATTACCTAAAATTAACTACTATTTTAATAGAGCATGGACTTGCAGTAAATAGAGTTGATAATAGTGGTAAAACTGTTTTATATAAAGAGGTTGAACGAGAAAACTATGACACTATTAACTTTCTTTTAGATTCAGGTGCAGATATTAATGCTGAAGATAAAGAGGGACGTACAGTTTTATTTGAAGCAATATTTGGTGGAATTAAGAATATCTCTATGATTGAATATTTGGTGATAAAAGGTGCAGATATTGATCATAGAGATATTCAAGAGAAAACTATTATTGATGAATTATGTGAAATAATTTTAGTTCAAGGAAATTATAAAAGAGCTAGTTCTAGAAGATATTTAAATATTGATGATGAACAAGATTATTTTGTATTACTTAAAAGAATGATAAATTTTAGACCAAAAATAAATAGACCTCGTTCAAATGGAAGAACAGTTATTTTTGATATTATTATTTATAATAACTTAGATTTAGTAAAACTTCTTTTTAATGCAGGAGCTGATCCAAATATTGTAGATGAAGAGGGTAATACTCCATTAACTGTACTTGTAGATAATGGATTAAAAGCTAAAAAAATAAGGGATAAAGAACAATTTCTAGAAAGATTAGTATATTTGTTAAAATTTAGAATTGATGTTAATGTTACAGATAAAGAGGGACGAACTGTATATCATAAAGCAGTAATTGCAGATGATATAGAAGTAGTAGAAAAACTTTTATCAAAAAAAGCAAATTTAAATATAAAAGATAATCAAGGAAGAAATGCTTTACATCATACACAATGGAAAGGTAATTACAAAATTGCAAGATTATTAATAGCAGCTGGGGCTGATATTAATGCAGTTGATTATGCTGGTTTTTCTGTATTAAATTATGCAGCAATTTTTGGGCATACAAAATTAGTAATAATATTAATTGCTTCCGGAGTATTAATGTATAACTATACAAAAAAGAGTCGTTCTGTTGCAAAGTTTTTTAAAGAAAGAGAGAAAAATTTAGCTAAACTTTTACAAGGGAATATCACTGATCCTAAAATGATTAGTGCGATAAAACAAGTAATAAGAAATTTAAGATTAGAAATACATGATGCATTAAAATAG
- a CDS encoding flagellin, translated as MRINTNTASLMAQEAATNTTKNLNSSLEKLSTGLRINKASDDASGLAIADKLRTQASSIGQSISNGNSAVSLTQIADKAMAEQSNILNTIKTKLVQAATDTTSDEGRKSIGKDINKLLDQLNNIAKQTNYNGTTLLQGATSGSAAAQLTFQMGETSSDTIQTGAGVRANVSGLSLAGLKSAAKSGTASSFSAAKARGFMATVDSAINTLNAWRADFGSTQNQLESAIRNQMTQQTNIKAAESVIRDVDYAQESANFNKQNIIAQAGTYALSQANAIQQNVTRLLQ; from the coding sequence ATGAGAATTAATACAAATACTGCTTCGCTTATGGCACAAGAAGCTGCAACAAATACAACAAAAAACTTAAATAGCTCATTAGAGAAGCTAAGTACAGGTCTTAGAATTAATAAAGCAAGTGATGATGCATCAGGTTTAGCAATTGCTGATAAACTTAGAACTCAGGCAAGTTCTATTGGTCAGTCAATTTCAAATGGTAACTCTGCTGTTTCTTTAACACAAATTGCTGATAAGGCTATGGCTGAGCAATCTAATATTTTGAATACTATTAAAACGAAATTAGTTCAAGCAGCAACTGATACTACTTCTGATGAAGGTAGAAAATCTATTGGGAAAGATATTAATAAATTACTTGACCAATTAAATAATATTGCTAAACAAACTAATTATAATGGTACAACATTGTTACAAGGTGCAACATCTGGTTCTGCAGCAGCGCAATTAACATTCCAAATGGGTGAAACAAGTAGTGATACTATTCAAACAGGTGCAGGAGTAAGAGCAAATGTTAGTGGATTAAGTCTTGCAGGTTTAAAATCAGCTGCAAAATCTGGAACAGCATCTTCATTTTCTGCTGCAAAAGCTAGAGGTTTTATGGCAACAGTTGATAGTGCGATTAACACATTAAATGCTTGGAGAGCAGACTTTGGTTCTACTCAAAATCAGTTAGAGTCAGCTATTAGAAATCAAATGACTCAGCAAACTAATATTAAAGCTGCTGAATCTGTGATTAGAGATGTTGATTATGCACAAGAAAGTGCTAATTTTAACAAACAAAATATTATTGCTCAAGCTGGTACTTATGCTTTAAGTCAAGCAAATGCAATTCAACAAAATGTAACTAGATTATTACAATAA
- a CDS encoding flagellin, with translation MRINTNAASLIAQEAATNTSKNVSNSLEKLSTGLRINKASDDASGLAIADKLRTQASSIGQSVSNGNSAVSLTQIADKAMAEQSNILNTIKTKLVQAATDTTSDEGRDAIGKDINKLLDQLNNIAKQTNYNGTTLLQASAAGNGSATSLTFQMGETSSDTITTTAGVRANVQGLGLSALKVSAAAGFSAASTARSFMKTVDSAINTLNGWRADFGSTQNQLESAIRNQMTQQTNIKAAESVIRDVDYAQESANFNKQNIISQAGTYAMSQANSIQQNVLRLLQ, from the coding sequence ATGAGAATTAATACAAATGCTGCTTCATTGATCGCTCAAGAAGCTGCAACAAACACATCTAAAAATGTAAGTAATTCTTTAGAGAAGCTAAGTACAGGTCTTAGAATTAATAAAGCAAGTGATGATGCATCAGGTTTAGCAATTGCTGATAAACTTAGAACTCAGGCAAGTTCTATTGGTCAGTCAGTTTCAAATGGTAACTCTGCTGTTTCTTTAACACAAATTGCTGATAAGGCTATGGCTGAGCAATCTAATATTTTGAATACTATTAAAACGAAATTAGTTCAAGCAGCAACTGATACTACTTCTGATGAAGGTAGAGATGCGATTGGGAAAGATATTAATAAATTACTTGACCAATTAAATAATATTGCTAAACAAACTAATTATAATGGTACAACATTGTTACAAGCAAGTGCAGCAGGAAATGGTTCAGCTACATCATTAACATTCCAAATGGGTGAAACAAGTAGTGATACGATTACAACAACTGCAGGTGTAAGAGCAAATGTTCAAGGATTAGGTCTTAGCGCATTAAAAGTATCTGCAGCTGCTGGATTTAGTGCTGCAAGTACTGCAAGAAGTTTTATGAAAACAGTTGATAGTGCAATTAACACACTAAATGGTTGGAGAGCAGACTTTGGTTCTACTCAAAACCAATTAGAATCAGCTATTAGAAATCAAATGACTCAGCAAACTAATATTAAAGCTGCTGAATCTGTGATTAGAGATGTTGATTATGCACAAGAAAGTGCTAATTTTAACAAACAGAATATTATTTCACAAGCTGGTACTTATGCTATGAGTCAAGCTAACTCTATTCAACAAAATGTTCTTAGACTTCTTCAATAG
- a CDS encoding helicase-related protein, with translation MKDTWQKQLQNLLNCDLKSQFSLARSLNRKLKFFVGPTNSGKTHSAMTQLKKANSGLYLAPLRLLALEGYEDLKASNLNATLITGEEQIFDEDAAHVCSTIEMIDYDLDVDVAIIDEIQMLDDDERGWAWVNAIIGCPAKQIIMTGSVNALDAVKKIAKYLGEELEVIKFQRKNRLHLMEKYTSLKELKPHTALIAFSRTDVLRLKQKLQKYHKVSVIYGNLSPEVRRDEARRFREGQSDILIATDAIAMGLNLPIKTILFTTHRKFDGVSKRTININEIVQIAGRAGRYGFHEEGFLGATSKDTLKHLQKEYDKPIRTIKAPFKVKISAPQLEGLSSHIKTNSLEKVLKFFNENMYFDGPFIASNIGSMIEAAKILDKKNNLKMEEKYMLSQAPITIKSTIILQAYDSYIAAIIKNRVVRYKPSITLPKKALTYRDLLLVEDEVKKISLYLWLSYKLPELFPDNIKASITRASFNNFIEKSLKSNLIDDRRNNNKNSEIKKYKKYRKRF, from the coding sequence ATGAAAGATACTTGGCAAAAACAATTACAAAACCTATTAAATTGTGATTTAAAATCACAATTTTCATTAGCAAGAAGTTTAAATAGAAAACTTAAATTTTTTGTTGGTCCTACAAATTCTGGTAAAACACATAGTGCGATGACGCAATTAAAAAAAGCAAATAGTGGATTATATTTGGCTCCATTAAGATTATTGGCTCTTGAAGGTTATGAAGATCTAAAAGCTTCAAATTTAAATGCAACACTAATTACAGGTGAAGAACAAATTTTTGATGAAGATGCTGCACATGTATGCTCAACAATAGAAATGATTGATTATGATTTAGATGTTGATGTTGCAATAATTGATGAAATTCAAATGCTTGATGATGATGAAAGAGGATGGGCTTGGGTTAATGCAATTATAGGTTGTCCTGCAAAACAAATTATTATGACAGGATCAGTTAATGCACTAGATGCAGTAAAAAAGATTGCAAAATATTTAGGTGAAGAGTTAGAAGTTATAAAATTTCAAAGAAAAAACAGACTTCATCTTATGGAAAAATATACATCCTTAAAAGAGTTAAAGCCTCATACAGCTTTAATAGCATTTAGTAGAACAGATGTATTAAGATTAAAACAAAAGCTGCAAAAATATCATAAAGTATCAGTTATTTATGGTAACTTATCACCAGAAGTAAGAAGAGATGAAGCAAGAAGATTTAGAGAAGGACAAAGTGATATTTTAATTGCAACTGATGCAATTGCTATGGGATTAAATTTACCAATAAAAACTATATTATTCACAACTCATAGAAAATTTGATGGAGTTTCAAAAAGAACTATAAATATAAATGAAATAGTGCAAATTGCAGGAAGAGCGGGAAGATATGGTTTTCATGAAGAGGGATTTTTAGGTGCAACTTCAAAAGATACATTAAAACATTTACAAAAAGAGTATGATAAACCAATTAGAACAATAAAAGCACCATTTAAAGTTAAAATAAGTGCACCACAGCTAGAAGGTTTAAGCTCTCATATTAAGACAAATTCACTTGAAAAAGTTCTTAAATTCTTTAATGAAAATATGTATTTTGATGGACCATTTATTGCTTCAAATATTGGTTCTATGATAGAGGCAGCAAAAATTTTAGATAAAAAAAATAATTTAAAAATGGAAGAAAAATATATGCTTTCTCAAGCTCCAATTACAATAAAATCAACGATAATTTTACAAGCATATGACTCTTATATTGCTGCAATAATAAAAAATAGAGTTGTACGATATAAGCCATCAATCACTTTACCTAAAAAAGCTTTGACATACCGAGATTTACTACTTGTTGAAGATGAAGTAAAAAAAATATCTTTGTACCTTTGGCTCTCATATAAGTTGCCAGAACTATTTCCAGATAATATAAAAGCAAGTATTACAAGAGCAAGTTTTAATAATTTTATAGAGAAATCTTTAAAGTCAAATTTAATTGATGACAGAAGAAATAATAATAAAAATTCTGAAATAAAAAAATATAAAAAATATAGAAAAAGATTTTAA
- the coaBC gene encoding bifunctional phosphopantothenoylcysteine decarboxylase/phosphopantothenate--cysteine ligase CoaBC has protein sequence MLLKNKKILLAVTGSIAIYKALELIRLYIKAGAIVKVIMTDSAKKFINPITFEAISQNRVLEKNTESWDKNSDYNHIDIGKWADIFVIAPASANTINKISNGIADNLLTQTVLAYPKIKILSPAANTNMITNPITQNSIKNLKLANFKIVQTQIKELACKDVGDGAMAEPQEIFYETARELLKDQYWSNREVVLSGGGTIEKIDDVRYISNFSSGKMASSLSLALYLKGANVTLVSTRGYENLPNSINVIPVQSSLDMYESLVSTINLAKNKMNKSKKVYLFMVAAISDYLPLNKEEGKLKKELLGNSWDLKLKQNIDILNTLEKSELISIGFKAETDETVAFENAQNMLVNKNLDAVCLNVLNEENTFGSNNNKIELILKDKSFSFSASKIELSSELLNYLKNEFNEY, from the coding sequence ATGCTATTAAAAAATAAAAAAATTTTACTTGCAGTTACAGGTTCTATTGCTATTTATAAAGCTTTAGAGTTAATTAGATTATACATAAAAGCAGGAGCAATTGTAAAAGTTATTATGACTGATTCTGCAAAAAAATTTATAAATCCTATAACATTTGAAGCGATTTCTCAAAATAGAGTTTTGGAAAAAAATACTGAATCTTGGGATAAAAACAGTGATTACAACCACATTGATATAGGAAAGTGGGCAGATATTTTTGTAATTGCTCCAGCAAGTGCAAATACAATAAATAAAATAAGTAATGGAATTGCTGATAATTTATTAACTCAAACAGTATTAGCTTATCCTAAAATAAAAATTCTCTCACCAGCTGCAAATACAAATATGATTACTAATCCTATAACTCAAAATAGTATAAAAAATCTAAAACTTGCAAATTTTAAAATTGTACAAACTCAGATAAAAGAGTTAGCTTGTAAAGATGTTGGTGATGGAGCAATGGCAGAACCACAAGAGATTTTTTATGAAACAGCGAGAGAACTTTTAAAAGATCAATACTGGAGTAATAGAGAAGTTGTTTTAAGTGGTGGAGGAACAATAGAAAAAATTGATGATGTTAGATATATATCAAACTTTTCATCAGGTAAAATGGCATCTTCATTAAGCCTTGCATTATATTTAAAAGGTGCAAATGTTACTTTAGTATCAACAAGAGGATATGAAAATTTACCAAACTCTATAAATGTAATTCCTGTTCAAAGCAGTTTAGATATGTATGAGTCTTTAGTAAGTACAATAAATCTTGCTAAAAATAAAATGAACAAGAGTAAAAAAGTTTATTTATTTATGGTTGCAGCAATAAGTGATTATCTTCCTTTAAATAAAGAAGAGGGTAAATTAAAAAAAGAACTATTAGGAAATTCTTGGGATTTGAAATTAAAGCAAAATATTGATATTTTAAATACTTTAGAAAAAAGTGAGCTTATCTCAATTGGATTTAAAGCAGAAACAGACGAAACTGTTGCTTTTGAAAATGCACAGAATATGTTAGTAAATAAAAACTTAGATGCTGTGTGTTTAAATGTATTAAATGAAGAGAATACATTTGGTTCAAATAATAATAAAATAGAGTTGATTTTAAAAGATAAATCATTCTCTTTTTCTGCTTCTAAAATAGAGTTGTCTAGTGAACTTTTAAATTATTTGAAAAATGAGTTTAATGAATATTAA
- the glmU gene encoding bifunctional UDP-N-acetylglucosamine diphosphorylase/glucosamine-1-phosphate N-acetyltransferase GlmU: MNKLSIIILAAGAGTRMKSSNPKVLHKISGKPMLYYSIKEASKLSDDITVVLYHQASKVKEEVGKYFKNINFVIQDHENFPGTGGAVMNIEPKYEKTLVLNADMPLIQAKELEKFNIDAAIVMSVLNLEDANGYGRVIIKDGKVVKIVEQKDANEDELKVNTANAGVYLFETKFLKEYLPKLSNNNAQKEYYITDLVEFAINDNKVLKPLIVNEENFKGVNSKYELSQAEIIHQNRIKKEFMQNGVTMRLPDTIYIEEGVQIEGECVIENGVSLLGTAKIINSIVKTNSVVEDSILDNSDVGPMARIRPNSHLKDTHVGNFVETKKAKLNSVKAGHLSYLGDCEIDEGTNIGAGTITCNYDGVNKHKTIIGKNVFIGSDTQLVAPVTIEDDVILAAGTCVTKDIKKGSLAINRAPMKIIKDYFYKFFKK, translated from the coding sequence ATGAATAAATTATCAATTATAATACTTGCAGCAGGTGCAGGTACAAGAATGAAGTCTTCAAATCCAAAGGTTTTACATAAAATTTCTGGTAAACCAATGCTTTATTATTCTATAAAAGAAGCTTCAAAATTAAGTGATGATATTACAGTTGTTTTATATCATCAAGCCTCAAAAGTAAAAGAAGAAGTTGGAAAATATTTTAAAAATATAAATTTTGTAATTCAAGACCATGAAAACTTCCCTGGTACTGGAGGAGCAGTTATGAATATTGAACCAAAGTATGAAAAAACTTTGGTTTTAAATGCAGATATGCCATTAATTCAAGCAAAAGAGTTAGAAAAATTTAATATAGATGCAGCTATTGTGATGTCTGTTTTAAATCTTGAAGATGCAAATGGATATGGAAGAGTAATAATAAAAGATGGTAAAGTTGTAAAAATTGTAGAGCAAAAAGATGCAAATGAAGATGAATTAAAAGTAAATACAGCAAATGCTGGAGTTTATCTTTTTGAAACAAAATTTTTAAAAGAGTATTTACCAAAATTATCAAATAATAATGCTCAAAAAGAGTATTATATTACAGATTTGGTAGAGTTTGCAATAAATGATAATAAAGTATTAAAGCCTTTGATTGTAAATGAAGAGAATTTTAAAGGTGTAAACTCAAAATATGAACTATCTCAAGCAGAAATAATTCATCAAAATAGAATAAAAAAAGAGTTTATGCAAAATGGTGTAACTATGAGATTGCCTGACACTATTTACATTGAAGAGGGTGTTCAAATAGAAGGTGAATGTGTAATTGAAAATGGTGTTAGTTTATTAGGTACTGCAAAAATAATCAACTCTATTGTAAAAACAAACTCAGTAGTAGAAGACTCTATTTTAGATAATTCTGATGTTGGTCCAATGGCAAGAATAAGACCAAATAGCCATCTAAAAGATACACATGTTGGGAATTTTGTAGAGACAAAAAAAGCTAAATTAAATAGTGTAAAAGCTGGGCATCTTTCTTATCTTGGTGATTGTGAAATTGATGAAGGCACAAATATAGGTGCAGGAACAATTACATGTAATTATGATGGAGTTAATAAACATAAAACAATAATTGGTAAAAATGTATTTATTGGTTCTGATACTCAACTTGTTGCTCCTGTAACTATTGAAGATGATGTTATTTTAGCAGCAGGAACTTGTGTAACAAAAGATATAAAAAAAGGTTCACTTGCAATTAATAGAGCACCTATGAAAATAATAAAAGATTATTTTTATAAATTCTTTAAAAAGTAA
- a CDS encoding flagellin, with product MRINTNTASLMAQEANTNTNKKLTTSLEKLSTGLRINKASDDASGLAIADKLRTQASSIGQSISNGNSAVSLTQIADKAMAEQSNILNTIKTKLIQAATDTSSDEGREAIGKDINKLLDQLNNIAKQTNYNGTTLLQGATSGSAAVQLTFQMGETSSDTIQTGAGVRANVSGLSLEGLKSAANSGTVSSFSAAKARSFMKTVDSALNTLNSWRADFGSTQNQLESAIRNQMTQQTNIKAAESVIRDVDYAQESANFNKQNIISQAGTFAMSQANNVQQNILRLLQ from the coding sequence ATGAGAATTAATACAAATACTGCTTCACTTATGGCACAAGAAGCAAATACTAATACAAATAAAAAGCTTACAACTTCTTTAGAGAAGCTAAGTACAGGTCTTAGAATTAATAAAGCAAGTGATGATGCATCAGGTTTAGCAATTGCTGATAAACTTAGAACTCAAGCAAGTTCTATTGGTCAGTCAATTTCAAATGGTAACTCTGCTGTTTCTTTAACACAAATTGCTGATAAGGCTATGGCTGAGCAATCTAATATTTTGAATACTATTAAAACGAAACTTATTCAAGCAGCAACTGATACTAGTTCTGATGAAGGTAGAGAAGCCATTGGGAAAGATATTAATAAATTACTTGACCAATTAAATAATATTGCTAAACAAACTAATTATAATGGTACAACATTGTTACAAGGTGCAACATCTGGTTCTGCAGCAGTTCAATTAACATTCCAAATGGGTGAAACAAGTAGTGATACTATTCAAACAGGTGCAGGAGTAAGAGCAAATGTTAGTGGATTAAGTCTTGAAGGTTTAAAATCAGCTGCAAATTCTGGAACGGTATCTTCATTTTCTGCTGCAAAAGCTAGAAGTTTTATGAAAACAGTTGATAGTGCGTTAAATACATTAAATAGTTGGAGAGCAGACTTTGGTTCTACTCAAAATCAGTTAGAGTCAGCTATTAGAAATCAAATGACTCAGCAAACTAATATTAAAGCTGCTGAATCTGTGATTAGAGATGTTGATTATGCACAAGAAAGTGCTAATTTTAATAAACAGAATATTATTTCACAAGCTGGTACATTTGCAATGAGCCAAGCAAATAATGTGCAACAAAATATATTGAGATTATTACAATAA
- the trmA gene encoding tRNA (uridine(54)-C5)-methyltransferase TrmA, giving the protein MDCTYFGKCGSCTLFEKSYEEQLLFKLNREKQRFSDLTNLEFDVIKSEEKNFRNRAEFRMWKSFDENNNPTISYAMNDFDKNALIIDECQIVSNHIKEIMPKLLDEIQNSNVLKTKLFACEFLNSTKKDILVTLIYHRKLEDNWIKEAKELEAKLNIKIIGRSKKQKIVLSEDFIKEELSIDKSAFYFEYKEGGFTQPNTNVNIKMIEWVLSNIETSKTDLCELYCGGGNFTIPLSKKFNKVLATEISKTSIKSALKNCELNSITNINFIRMSSEEFVEALNEKREFRRLKDVDLKSYNFSTVFVDPPRAGIDETTTNLIKSFNKIIYISCNPETLHRDLKELTKTHKIVKFAIFDQFSYTKHIESGVILNKI; this is encoded by the coding sequence ATGGATTGTACATATTTTGGTAAATGTGGTAGTTGTACTTTATTTGAGAAATCATATGAGGAACAACTTTTATTTAAACTAAATAGAGAAAAACAAAGATTTAGTGATTTAACAAATTTAGAATTTGATGTAATAAAAAGTGAAGAAAAAAACTTTAGAAATAGAGCTGAATTTAGGATGTGGAAAAGTTTTGATGAAAATAATAATCCAACTATCTCTTATGCAATGAATGATTTTGATAAAAATGCATTGATAATTGATGAATGCCAAATAGTTAGTAATCATATTAAAGAAATTATGCCAAAGCTTTTAGATGAAATTCAAAATAGTAATGTACTAAAAACTAAACTTTTCGCATGTGAATTTTTAAACTCAACAAAAAAAGATATATTAGTTACTTTAATCTATCATAGAAAGCTAGAAGATAATTGGATAAAAGAAGCAAAAGAACTTGAAGCAAAATTAAATATTAAAATTATTGGAAGAAGTAAAAAACAAAAAATTGTTTTAAGTGAAGATTTTATAAAAGAAGAACTAAGTATAGATAAATCAGCTTTTTATTTTGAATATAAAGAAGGAGGATTTACTCAACCAAATACAAATGTAAACATAAAAATGATTGAGTGGGTTTTATCAAATATTGAAACTTCAAAAACTGATTTATGTGAATTATACTGTGGTGGAGGTAACTTTACAATTCCTTTATCAAAAAAATTCAATAAAGTTTTAGCAACAGAAATATCAAAAACATCAATTAAATCTGCATTAAAAAACTGTGAATTAAATTCAATTACTAATATTAATTTTATAAGAATGAGTAGTGAAGAGTTTGTTGAAGCATTAAATGAAAAAAGAGAATTTAGAAGACTTAAAGATGTTGATTTAAAATCTTATAATTTTTCAACTGTTTTTGTAGATCCTCCAAGAGCAGGTATTGATGAAACAACAACAAATCTTATAAAAAGCTTTAATAAAATTATTTATATTTCATGTAATCCTGAGACTTTACATAGAGACTTAAAAGAGCTTACAAAAACACATAAAATAGTAAAATTTGCAATTTTTGATCAATTTTCTTATACTAAACATATAGAAAGTGGTGTAATCTTAAACAAAATTTAA